A region from the Natronocella acetinitrilica genome encodes:
- the cfa gene encoding cyclopropane fatty acyl phospholipid synthase: protein MNEKTFAEKAYQHSSSRLDRMMGDLLRKADIHVNGDRPWDMRVHAPGVAERAFTYGNLGLGEAYMDGAWDAERLDEFFHRLIRARIPDQVQPLRLAFHALRARLLNLQSLRRSWQVGEAHYDLGNAFYEAMLDNRMTYTCGYWENAGDLDAAQEAKLDLICRKLMLEPGMRVLDIGCGWGSFMQYAAEHYGVNCVGLTVSREQADLATRRCRGLPVEIRLQDYRELEERFDRIVSIGMFEHVGRKNHRVYMEIDRHSLVEDGLFLLHTIGKNQRGSAPDPWIDKYIFPNGDLPSLNQIADSVEDAFVIEDVHNFGADYDRTLMAWYDNFERAWPRFRDRYGDRFYRMWRYYLLSCAGAFRARAVQLWQIMLSPTGTPGGYRRPR from the coding sequence ATGAACGAGAAAACATTCGCCGAAAAGGCATACCAGCACAGCAGTTCGCGGCTGGACCGCATGATGGGCGACCTGCTGCGCAAGGCCGATATTCATGTCAATGGCGACCGTCCCTGGGACATGCGCGTGCATGCGCCCGGGGTGGCCGAACGGGCCTTCACCTATGGCAACCTGGGCCTCGGCGAAGCCTACATGGACGGCGCCTGGGATGCGGAGCGTCTCGACGAGTTCTTCCACCGCCTGATCAGGGCGCGGATTCCCGATCAGGTCCAGCCCCTGCGGCTGGCCTTCCACGCACTGCGCGCCCGTCTGCTGAACCTGCAGAGTCTGCGGCGCTCATGGCAGGTCGGCGAGGCCCACTATGACCTGGGCAATGCCTTCTACGAAGCCATGCTCGACAATCGCATGACCTACACCTGCGGCTACTGGGAAAACGCCGGCGATCTCGATGCCGCTCAGGAGGCCAAGCTCGACCTGATCTGCCGCAAACTGATGCTGGAACCCGGCATGCGCGTGCTGGACATCGGCTGTGGCTGGGGCAGCTTCATGCAGTATGCGGCGGAGCATTACGGGGTGAACTGCGTCGGCCTGACTGTCTCCCGGGAGCAGGCGGATCTCGCCACGCGACGCTGCCGTGGCCTGCCGGTGGAGATTCGCCTGCAGGACTACCGGGAACTCGAGGAGCGTTTCGATCGGATCGTGAGCATCGGCATGTTCGAGCATGTGGGACGCAAGAACCACCGTGTATACATGGAGATTGACCGACACAGCCTTGTCGAGGACGGTCTTTTCCTGCTCCACACCATCGGCAAGAACCAACGTGGCAGCGCGCCCGACCCCTGGATCGACAAGTACATTTTCCCCAATGGGGATCTTCCTTCCCTGAACCAGATCGCTGATAGCGTTGAAGACGCGTTCGTCATCGAGGATGTGCATAATTTCGGCGCCGACTACGACCGCACGCTGATGGCCTGGTACGACAACTTCGAGAGAGCCTGGCCGCGATTCCGCGATCGGTACGGAGACCGTTTCTATCGCATGTGGCGCTACTATCTGCTTTCCTGTGCTGGCGCCTTCCGTGCCCGTGCCGTGCAACTCTGGCAGATCATGCTGTCACCGACAGGCACACCCGGTGGCTACCGGCGACCGCGCTAG
- a CDS encoding NUDIX domain-containing protein, producing MNIPPQEGLFVDHHGRLHRPPSEEPPRQRRGIHVALLHEDHLLLVQPPEADWLEMPGGGLEEGESPAEALSRELSEEAGVRLPASVLRPSAELRLTSRYYSSNNQAYWLYDQIFYLIRLADPPPVGTPLEAGHVRLWTPLEKLSGVTLHHVHRLGLEGLLEQTCASRRS from the coding sequence ATGAACATTCCGCCGCAGGAAGGGCTCTTCGTTGACCACCATGGACGGCTGCATCGCCCCCCGAGCGAAGAGCCGCCACGCCAGCGTCGTGGCATCCATGTCGCACTGCTGCACGAAGACCACCTGTTGCTAGTTCAACCGCCGGAGGCGGACTGGCTGGAAATGCCCGGCGGCGGCCTGGAGGAAGGCGAATCTCCGGCAGAAGCACTGTCCCGGGAGTTGTCGGAGGAAGCCGGTGTGCGACTTCCCGCCTCCGTACTTCGGCCGTCTGCAGAGCTTCGGCTGACCAGTCGCTACTATTCCAGCAACAACCAGGCCTATTGGCTGTATGACCAGATCTTCTATCTGATCAGACTCGCGGATCCACCACCGGTGGGGACGCCCCTGGAAGCAGGTCATGTGCGGCTCTGGACCCCTCTGGAAAAGCTCTCGGGGGTGACACTGCACCACGTTCATCGGCTTGGCCTGGAAGGCCTGCTGGAACAGACCTGTGCCAGCCGCCGGAGCTGA
- a CDS encoding phospholipase D-like domain-containing protein, with the protein MPAAGADDGATPNSPRSELRYRLFDEGDSLYTDMLAAIADARERVWMESYIFSADRIGRRFAAALARAARRGLDVRLHIDAAGSLFLAPARFLDILRRAGVQVREFHRWSWRDPWRYNRRNHCKLLLIDQQTVFLGGFNIHEENSLHYHGAARWRDTHIRLDDRQMADQAGELFDVFWTRRVHRSLRKDLPPDLFCGDSLVTNRIPRHRHALRRLFREGIRTAEARVCLTTPYFSPDRRTRRHLYEAASRGVQVDLLLPAVSDRRLLQMTARHIYERFLKRGIRVHEYRPRVLHAKTMVVDRRLATIGTANLDYRSLFHNYEINFVTDNPAICNALEDLFEADLVAARQVTLESLGKRSLLDRIGGYLGWRIRYWL; encoded by the coding sequence GTGCCAGCCGCCGGAGCTGACGACGGGGCAACCCCGAACTCACCACGCTCGGAATTGCGTTATCGCCTTTTTGACGAAGGCGACTCCCTCTATACCGATATGCTCGCCGCCATCGCCGATGCCCGGGAACGCGTCTGGATGGAAAGCTATATTTTCTCCGCCGACCGGATCGGACGCCGGTTTGCCGCCGCCCTGGCCCGCGCCGCGCGGCGCGGTCTCGACGTCCGCCTGCACATTGACGCCGCAGGAAGCCTGTTCCTTGCTCCAGCGCGCTTCCTGGATATCCTCCGGCGGGCGGGTGTACAGGTTCGCGAGTTCCATCGCTGGTCCTGGCGGGACCCGTGGCGCTATAACCGGCGAAACCACTGCAAATTGCTGCTGATCGATCAGCAAACCGTCTTCCTCGGTGGCTTCAACATCCACGAGGAAAACAGTCTGCATTATCACGGTGCGGCGCGTTGGCGGGACACACACATTCGCCTGGATGACCGGCAGATGGCCGATCAGGCGGGTGAACTCTTCGATGTCTTCTGGACACGGCGCGTGCATCGCTCGCTGCGCAAGGACCTGCCACCAGATCTGTTCTGCGGCGACTCCCTGGTGACGAACCGGATACCCCGGCACCGGCATGCACTGCGTCGGCTGTTCCGAGAGGGGATCCGCACGGCGGAGGCACGAGTCTGTCTCACGACGCCCTACTTCAGCCCTGACCGACGCACCCGGCGACATCTCTATGAAGCCGCCAGCCGGGGCGTGCAGGTGGACCTGCTGTTACCCGCTGTCAGCGATCGCAGACTGTTGCAGATGACGGCACGGCACATCTACGAACGCTTTCTGAAGCGAGGCATTCGGGTGCATGAGTACCGGCCGCGGGTACTCCATGCCAAAACCATGGTGGTGGATCGACGACTGGCGACCATCGGCACGGCCAACCTCGACTACCGCAGCCTGTTCCACAACTACGAGATCAACTTCGTCACGGACAACCCGGCCATCTGCAACGCCCTGGAGGACCTGTTCGAAGCCGACCTGGTGGCGGCCCGACAAGTAACGCTGGAGTCCCTCGGCAAGCGCAGCCTGCTGGACCGCATCGGTGGCTACCTGGGCTGGCGCATTCGCTACTGGCTCTAG